From Camelus dromedarius isolate mCamDro1 chromosome 23, mCamDro1.pat, whole genome shotgun sequence, a single genomic window includes:
- the TXNIP gene encoding thioredoxin-interacting protein, with protein sequence MVMFKKIKSFEVVFNDPEKVYGSGEKVAGRVIVEVCEVTRVKAVRILACGVAKVLWMQGSQQCKQTLDYLRYEDTLLLDDQPTGENEMVIMRPGNKYEYKFGFELPEGPLGTSFKGKYGCVDYWVKAFLDRPSQPTQETKKNFEVMDLVDVNTPDLMAPVSAKKEKKVSCMFIPDGRVSVSARIDRKGFCEGDEISIHADFENTCSRIVIPKAAIVARHTYLANGQTKVLTQKLSSVRGNHIISGTCASWRGKSLRVQKIRPSILGCNILRVEYSLLIYVSVPGSKKVILDLPLVIGGRSGLSSRTSSMASRTSSEMSWVDLNIPDTPEAPPCYMDIIPEDHRLESPTTPLLDDTDGSQDSPIFMYAPEFKFMPPPTYTEVDPCILNNNVQ encoded by the exons ATGGTGATGTTCAAGAAGATCAAGTCTTTTGAAGTGGTCTTCAACGACCCTGAAAAGGTGTACGGCAGTGGGGAGAAGGTGGCTGGCCGGGTGATAGTGGAGGTCTGTGAAGTCACTCGAGTCAAAGCTGTCAGGATCCTGGCTTGCGGAGTGGCCAAAGTCCTCTGGATGCAGGGATCCCAGCAGTGCAAACAGACCTTGGACTACCTGCGCTACGAAGACACGCTTCTCCTGGACGACCAGCCAACAG GTGAGAATGAGATGGTGATCATGAGACCTGGAAACAAATATGAATACAAGTTCGGCTTTGAGCTTCCTGAAGG GCCTCTGGGAACatctttcaaaggaaaatatgGGTGTGTAGACTACTGGGTGAAGGCTTTTCTTGATCGCCCCAGCCAGCCAActcaagagacaaagaaaaactttGAAGTGATGGATCTAGTCGATGTCAACACCCCCGATTTAATG GCACCTGTGTCTgctaaaaaggagaagaaagtttCCTGCATGTTCATTCCTGATGGCCGGGTGTCTGTCTCTGCCCGAATTGACAGAAAAGGATTCTGTGAAG GTGATGAGATTTCCATACATGCTGACTTTGAGAATACATGTTCCCGCATTGTGATTCCCAAAGCTGCCATTGTAGCCCGCCACACTTACCTTGCCAATGGCCAAACCAAGGTGCTGACGCAGAAGTTGTCATCGGTCAGAGGCAATCACATTATCTCAGGAACCTGTGCATCATGGCGTGGCAAGAGCCTTCGGGTGCAGAAGATCAGGCCTTCTATCCTGGGCTGCAACATCCTTCGAGTTGAATACTCCTTACTG ATCTATGTTAGCGTCCCTGGCTCCAAGAAAGTCATTCTTGACCTGCCCCTGGTAATCGGCGGCAGGTCAGGCCTCAGCAGCCGGACATCCAGCATGGCCAGCCGAACCAGCTCTGAGATGAGTTGGGTAGATCTGAACATCCCTGATACCCCAGAAG ctcctccttGCTATATGGATATCATTCCTGAAGATCACCGATTGGAGAGCCCCACCACTCCTCTGCTTGATGACACAGATGGTTCTCAAGATAGCCCTATTTTTATGTATGCTCCTGAGTTCAAGTTCATGCCACCACCTACTTACACTGAG gTGGATCCCTGCATCCTGAACAACAATGTGCAGTGA